The sequence below is a genomic window from Romeriopsis navalis LEGE 11480.
GAGATTAAAAACGGTGGCGTAGATGTAGCCGATCGCTTCAAAGATAACTTTTTTGGCGCCTTCACTGGAGGCCCACCAACGCTTGCCAGAGTAGTCCCGATCCGGAATCGCAATAATCCCAATCGGGGCGCGTGTGCCCAGCGCTTTCTGGAAAAGTGTCCAGCTCCGGCGGGCATGCACGCCAGGAGACATCAGATTAATCCGCTGAATTTTGCCAGGGTTTTGGTCCAGCCACTCTTGTAGCGTAACAGCGCTGGCATAGGTGCGATCGCGTTTGACTTTCGGTGATGGAATCGCGATGACTCGATCAGCCTCAATCCCAAGTTTGACTAGGGTGGCGGCGGACAGCTCTGCGTAGGTTTTGTATTGGCTGAGGTAATGACCGCGGGACAGCTTTGCACCAGTGGTTAGGAGGTATTGATAAGGCCGCGATCGAAATTCCTGGGCGGCATCTTCTAGGTTGTCATCCGTCACCCAGCCTTCAATCACCAAAGCATCCGCCGTGATTGGCTGGACCACTGCAAAAAATGGATAGATTCGCGGCAGTAGCCCCCAGAGCAACACCACGGCAAGACAAAGCAAAATTAGCCAGCTCTGGGCTGTAAGCACCCATCGCTCGCGGCGTTGGATTAGTTGGAGTCGGCCTAATTTAACCACCACAAACGTCTCAATGTTGCCGATCTAGTAGCCAATAGGGTTCAATTTCCCCAATGCCTAATACTTCGGTTGCACCCCGCATTTCTAAGCCAAATTGATCGCCGAGTTGGGTGGCTGTTGTTGGGGATAGTTGGATTCTCCCGGGCAGGGAACTCGCTTGCATGCGGCTGGCCAGATTTACGCAATCGCCCCAGAGATCATAGGTAATCTTCTTCAAGCCAATCACGCCCGCAATCACGGGCCCGCTGCTAATCCCGATCCGTAATTGTAGTGGGTGCCCCAATTCCTGCTGCATGGCTGCCGCCGTAGCCTGCATATCTAATGCAAGCTGTGCACAGGCGATTGCGTGATCCGGTGTATCACTATGGACACCCCCCGCCACAATATAAACATCGCGAACGGTTTTTACCTTTTCGAGGTTAGCGGTTTCCACCAAATTATCAAAGCTAGAAAACAGCCGCGCTACTAGTTCGAGTAGCGCCGATGGTTCGAGTTGGCGGGATAGTTGGGTAAACCCGTGAATGTCCGCGACGAGGACGGTGGCGTTCTCGACGCGATCGGCGATCATCTCGCGGCGATCGCGTAATCGATCGGCCACACTTGGGGGTAATAAACTTGAGAGGAGCCGTTCGGTTTCCTGACGTTGATGTCGCAACGCCGACTCCATGCGCCTGCGGGACGTCACATCCCGGACTGTGCCTTCATAGTAAAGCGTATTGTTGCGGCTATCTTGGACGGCCCGCACATTCTCGGAAATCCAGACTTTGCTGCCATCTTTCCGGTAAATCCGGGATTCCGCCCCGACGATCTTGCCATGTTGTTTGAGGTAGGCCGTCAGACCATCCCGCCGCGTTGGATGTACATAGAGCTGTTCGCCAATATTCGTCATGTGCTCCATCAGATCTTCCGGCGAGTCATAACCGTAGATCTTTGCCAGGGAGGGATTGACGCTGATGTATTGCCCATCAAGGGTGCTTTGAAAAATTCCGTCGATCGAGCTTTCAATAATACTTTTATAGCGGCCTTCGAGGGCCTGGTTCTCTTGGATTTGGAGCTGGAGTCGCATATTTTGTTCACCCAGGCGCGACTGCAAATCCCGCAGCT
It includes:
- a CDS encoding adenylate/guanylate cyclase domain-containing protein, translating into MVYSGQEFDLSANLSGELTQLSPPTVYYLRKLLRHNLDRLEPVASLDYAFDPVSNLNAALDELYPDTRLRANNLHKLERLALYHQTLTAQGSRHSQQVIDTEAQVFNLLGYNPHQLNTIGTVLIIDDTPEDISLLTRSFTQQTYRVLKSHDANAAFELVQQELPDLIFLDVLIAGVNGYELCQRIKSDPDTDDIPIIFTSSLNDAQSKVDAFAAGGADFIIKPFQIEEVIVRAQHQLKLRDLQSRLGEQNMRLQLQIQENQALEGRYKSIIESSIDGIFQSTLDGQYISVNPSLAKIYGYDSPEDLMEHMTNIGEQLYVHPTRRDGLTAYLKQHGKIVGAESRIYRKDGSKVWISENVRAVQDSRNNTLYYEGTVRDVTSRRRMESALRHQRQETERLLSSLLPPSVADRLRDRREMIADRVENATVLVADIHGFTQLSRQLEPSALLELVARLFSSFDNLVETANLEKVKTVRDVYIVAGGVHSDTPDHAIACAQLALDMQATAAAMQQELGHPLQLRIGISSGPVIAGVIGLKKITYDLWGDCVNLASRMQASSLPGRIQLSPTTATQLGDQFGLEMRGATEVLGIGEIEPYWLLDRQH
- a CDS encoding YdcF family protein — translated: MVVKLGRLQLIQRRERWVLTAQSWLILLCLAVVLLWGLLPRIYPFFAVVQPITADALVIEGWVTDDNLEDAAQEFRSRPYQYLLTTGAKLSRGHYLSQYKTYAELSAATLVKLGIEADRVIAIPSPKVKRDRTYASAVTLQEWLDQNPGKIQRINLMSPGVHARRSWTLFQKALGTRAPIGIIAIPDRDYSGKRWWASSEGAKKVIFEAIGYIYATVFNLVE